TCTCCATAtgccccccctctctctctcccacGCTCTATCTACCGATCCCTCCCGCCAGAGCTTCCTGGCTATCCAAGTAAACAAACTCGTTCGACGAATCCAAATCTCGCGCGCACTaccgaagaaaggaagaaaccgTTCTAGAGTCGTTCCTCCGTGTCGATGACGCGACCCGTTGGATAAAACGATGcatctatatcgatatatgtaTGCCAGAATAGACTCGTTTGGCTCGGATCATATGTTTGCGAACGCAGTTGCATAATCCGACGTTTAAGAATGGGTCATTTAAAaagatacatatatacatattaaaggaaagaaaagaaagaaaagaaacaaatggAAAGCATCAGTGACAACCACTGGCCCCCCGTTGCCCTTGCACTTCCAACAATCTTGCGTCGATCAACCGGTCGGTTACCAAGCGTATTACTGCCACTGCATTGTTTCGATCGAATATTCTCCCGGCTACTATACGTACATAATGTATCCGCGTCTCTGTCAGCCCCACTCGCCGCATCATTCCTCCTCCGTTTTCGTGCTCTATCACCGCGACGCGCACAAAACCACGGTTCTACATCTTCGCACTTCGATCCTGACCGCGTTGCAAGGCCGCTCTCTGTCTTCTTCTAATCACTTTCACGAACACGCGCCTCTGTACGCTGTACTCGGTCGATAACGTCGGTACCGTTCGACGTCACACCGACTTAAGAATTACGTAGGCGAGTGCCGAAAAACCGAGGTTTCCGCGTGTGTATACACTAACAACCATAATACGCCCGTAGAAGAGACATGTATATGGACGTACACCAAGAGAAACGCGCGTCGAACTGCCTCTCTGTGACAACGACCTTGATCTCGAATTCGCGCTCTATCGTGCTCTCTCTCACACCCCCATTCTCTCGTTTCCTCACTCTCGCTTCGGCAAAGAGGAACAAGGAACAAGTGGGCGCATATAGAGCAGTTTTCCTTCGATGCAGTAATAACGTAGTTAAGCAGAATACCCACACAGTTACGCGCGGTGCGTCTCAAGATACTCGGCCTCCGACATATTCACGCACACGCATTCGAACTTCTGGTCAGGATCGTCCCTTCTCCCACGAAAGAACATCCCTCTTCGTTTCGTTAACTTCGTGTTCTTCGCCTCATCTCTTTTACTATCTACCTATCTCTCCCTTTCTCGAGCTTTGTTACCCCCTCCCACCCTCGTCGCACTCACTCCCACACACACAGCGGTAACACACAGCGTAGACGTGTAGCGAAGAAAAACCCGAATAAACGAACAGGCCCGCGTCAAAGGGTGGTTTCGTACGACTCgatcctcttttttcttttatctcgACCATAACAAATAACTGATCATTGTCTTGCGTATTATTGGCGTTTCGCGCGATGCCCCGGGGTTTGGTTGACCCCCGCGATACGACACTGGCCAGAGAAACAAGCGACACACGTCTATGTGtttagagaaagaaagaggaaggaagaagaAGTGTATGAAGAGAAAAGGATCCACTCGCCTGAACAGTGTTGCGTTTGAGGAGCCGTGGTAGGAACTGCCCGTAGTAATAGTCGTCAGCTGATTTCgactggctggctggctgaACAGTCAAGCCGTTGTTGAGGGGCGAGAGCCGAGGTACAACATGGTGGTGGGGACAGCCGTATAGGGGGGAAGCTTTTAAAGCAATATCAGGGTCGTACCATCGTACGACGCCCCTGTCGCATCGATCTCTTTTCTCGGTTATTTCGCAAATCTTATCTGAAtttggaaaattaaaaatctGACGATTCGATAGGAAGTCATCCTAGTTCTATCTGTAATATTAAGATCTTGCTATTTATGGGAATTCTTTACTAACTATGTCTTCTTTTTATAGGCAGACTTATTCATCAGAGATATAGTTTAAAGACGACACtgtattttgaaaaaaatatacgaTAACATTCGAAATTGCGTGGGATGTAAGAACGCGAAATTGAAAGAACCGTAAATGCAGGAAGTGGAAAATCAATGAGGAGCTCCGTGACTTGGTTGCTGGTAGTGCAAGGCACTCGTATAAAATATCTAGCACGGTGATAATGTAATTCTTAACTGTCGTTATTTATATTACGCGAGATATAATCGTTGACCCACCTTCAATAAGCAACCCATTTTTACGATAATAAATATCAAGTGCCGATCATAGAATTCAATTACATATATGTTGAAAAGATTTTGTTAAGAATAAGTTTCCATAGATTGAAAGAATCGAGAAACAACGCAAAACGTATTTCgggtgatttttatttttatgctgACCTTCATCTTGGCTGCTGAGAATTCGCACCCGGACACGTGCGAACAGCTTTAGCAACGTTAACTGACGTAACGTGAATCTTTCGTAATTTAGCGTACGTGACACGTAAGTATTTTTTTAAAGGAAGAACCCTCAGGAACCGAGAATTTGACGGGGGCCTGACGATTCATTGATTCGTCAGTGAAAACAATTCGGTAGTGAGGGAACGCTCAGCTGGGCGAACAGCTGCTGGCCGCTGTTAACGCTTGAACACTTGGAAAGCCTCATTTTTATCTAGCCTATTAAACAAATTTCCCCTTTTCCGTGAAAATTCCGTGTCTAAATTCTTTCAGGACCGAAAAGGCAAGTCCAAGTCTCTACCTGAGAATATACTTGCGAAATGTCCCTTACCATTACTTTTCCTTGAAATAAAGTAGCTTCATTTAGCTCGTAGCGACATCGTGTTGCCTGTAGTGGCAATCATATGTAGCAGTGCTTCTCAAAATAAAGTAAAGTTAGCCAACTCGATATAAAAAAATCGATAGTCGAAACGTCAAATCCTGCTAAATGGATCTTTGATCTTTATTCTTTTGAATTGTAATAATCCTACGAGAAACTTTCTTACTTGTACATTTAGGTTATGTCTCATCTATGCTTAATATAGACATAACCTTGTCTAAACTGTAAATGTAGCTCTAATGAAATGTTGAATTTAATCATCGAATACATAATCCTTTGTTCTTTATTGTTTTAAGTCGTAATAACGCTATAATAAGAtatttcgttccttttttttcttatacAATGTCTAGTTTATGTCTAGGTTATGTCTAATTTATACTCTAGTATATACCTTAATATAGATATAACTTTATCGAaactttaaatataacgatGCTGTAATGTTTCCTTAAAAATCGAATAATTCCGTGTAACGTTTGTTTGCTGGATTAGATGCATTCGTAAATCAAACGTAATCTTATCATTGTTTACAAATGAGTTTGAAGAGATTGTATGCGCACGCTGCTATTTCATACTGATAGCTACGTAGAACAATGTATGACGAAATTGGCGAAAAATAAGAGCAGAATGGATTTCGAAGATGGAATACAAATGAATTTTGTGGAGTGAATGGGACAAGATTGGAATACCACTTCAAACAGTGTGAACGAAACGCCTGCGCTAGTCTCCCCTGTCAATACTGTTTGGGGGATGCCTCCATTTCGCTGTTAGATTGATACGAGTCAATGCACGCCAGTAACAGACCGGGCATTAGAAACATTTTGTTTCCTACGACCCAGTATCGCCTACTCCTCTGACATTGATTTCCGGAAACCCTTATGTGCTCAAAAAATAAGCCAATCCCGAAATCTATCGATCAGACAACTTATTCCTTTAGCCTTCCGAATCTTATACTTTTGACTTCTCAAAGAAACTTTTATCATCAAATTGACTTTAAGTATGAATAAATCGTTAATTTGTAATTCCCTGGAAAATAACATTTAGAAGCGAAGACGCACTGTAAATGCGTGGAAACAAATTAATGGATTTTTAATGTTCTGTTACAAGATATGTATATACGCATAGAGGGAGATAATTTAGTAGTAGGAAAACAAAATTACGATAAAAGTGTAAAAGGGGAACTTATTTGGATATTTCGTTCTTTTTAATGGAAAAATTGTTAGTACGATATCGAACGTTGCGTATGTGAGATTTGATAGCGTGCAATTAATTGAGGAAATGTCAACAattgaagaaaattattttttattcataacgaaatttcaaaaattttgcAATATGAATAATTTGTACAACGTAAAATAGAGAGACGTGTTCAGGATAATCTTATTAAATATCCGTCTGAGTCCCAGGAGTCGTTGTAAAAACAGGGTCGGAAAATCCCGAATAACACGATAGCGCTTGTCTCAATCGATTACGAAGAGAACCAAGCAGCGCAATAGAGCTCGTCATATTTGTTACttatttaccgaatgtccagctggacgaaTTGTaaagttcaaattaaataataaaaaaaatatatttgttactttatgaaatatatctatattattaaatatttcaagttttgttcaataaaagttattgagaagataacaatgaaatacaaaataccgtCAGTCGTCCGTAGTGTTCAAATGTACTAGGACTGTTCGACACAAAATCTACACAACGCGATCGCGCTACGTGGCTTTCAAACTAATATAGAGGCTTATTATTATGACTTCGATTTATGATCtctgtgaaatatatatatctaaatatcttgtaatttatatatatatatatagtttcagatttgtttcaagcattaccaatataatcataataattaAGTCTCATAAGAGTGGtagtaaaattttaaaatattttatataacacataaTATACGTATTTGTAAAGGATTTCTATAAGTTCAAATTGATGAACTACTACAAGCGTACATATGTTTGAGACGGTTTTCTGCGagctaaattattttataaatgatgcgtatatatgtatatatgtttgtGTATAAAGAGAATATTTATCAACAGTAGATGTGAACACGAGAACTGAATTTTCTTTGGCATGTTCTTTGTATCACGAGCACTGATTTCCACACTTTGGCACCTACTTACGTATATAAATTACGGTTTAATATTTGCCACGAGTTTATATCATActaaaataattttactatttcgagagcagaaataaaaatatcaacgaAATCACAGAACCAGAACAAGTTTATCTATGTCCATAAAATATCCATTTAAAAACTTAATGAGTTTTAATGAATTCgtaaattttctacaaaataagAAGAGTCCTGATGTCACGTCAACCTTATATCTTTTTAGTACCTTGTACCTTTGTAGGAtttctcattttcttttctcattttggATAAATGTGCCTTGGGAATGACAATAATCACGGATAAGTAAATGTATTTAGCTTATTGTAACAGCGTCTAAAAACACGTTGGATTCAAATACGGatttaataaattcaatttttgtACAAGTCTCATAGTAggcgaaataaattttttatacattatttttgaCATTATTTAGCATTTGTCtttgattctgtattattttgagaaatttaacaacttttttttacaaatttaacgtAATTTATAGCTGTATCATAATAAATTTGATCCCAGACCTCAGTTTGTACCCTTCCATCAAGTGTCTATTTATGCAATGTGTAGGACAGGTTTCATAAAACCGGTTACGAGTGTTTCCGTTTTATTCCGctcataattaattttttcagtCATTTCTCTCAAATTTCCGATTATATAgcattcattttattaataataaggAACGTAGAAAATTAACTTGTAGGTATATACACAGTATATGTTTAATTAGAATTACAAATGGGtatatgattttttaaatatacatttttagtGTAATAATTATTGTAAGTTTTGTAGGACTTTTAATTTTTCCATAAAGCTGCTCACCTTTTCTTTATCAATTCTATTTTCCCAAGTTTCACTGATTTTAAAATGCGATCCAACAATTACGGCGTCAGAGGATAAATAATCTTTTATATTGTTTTTTGTAACGCCAGAACCAATAAGAACTGGTATTTCACTATTCTGTTTAATCTCTGTATATAGTGTGATCATCATTAAAATTGattcattattaaaatttttatataaatgttaCAATTTGACAAAATAAGGAACTACCTGTAAATTCTGATACATTAACTGGGTCACCGGTAGTAATCCCTGTCAGTATTATTCCATCAGCTAAGAAAAATTTTGCTGCTTTTGCTGTCTCTGATAAACTTACATCAGAAGTGATTGCATGCGAACTATAGGAAAAAAACGACACGATTTTTACATTAGACTAAAAAAAATCAAGCAAAGAAATGAGTTTTCCTTTTCaagtatattaataaattacctATGCTTCTTTTTAATGTCAGCAAGAATAAGAATATCATCTGCATCAATTTGTTTTCTATATCTTAACAAAGAGCCAGCACATGCATCTGTAAAGCCCTCATCTGCAATATGAGAAAAGACAAACCCTTCTGCTCTGATAAATTGAAGATTTGCTGCCTTTGCTACAGCTATGGCTTCCTTGTTACATCCTGCCAAAATCTATTTCAGTTTTTGTCTCTTCTTTAATAAGTTATAGATTTTTCTGGTATTTTATGTGATAAATTCTTTGATTCGTACCTGTATACCACAGGGTATATTTTCAGGTAATACTTTTCTTACTTCTGTGCAAATTCTGGTCATTATTGCTGTAGTTTCAGGAGTTAAATCTTTTGGTCTTACATATGGAATGTCATGCATATTTTCTACTAATATACCGTCCTTAaaagtaaatatattatattaataaaccaTGAAACTAATGGCAGATGAATTATGTAATTAAACTTACAATATTATATTCACTATAAATTATCGCTTCTTTTATTGCATTACTTATAATTTTTTTGGTATTACCACTATACAAAGGTGTTCCTGAAAAGCATCACTTTTCAATATCATGAGCCAATAATGTGCGAATATAAATAACAACTGAACCAAGTCATTCATtgttcaaaaaatatttttcaataacatatttttgcTAGATGCTGTTCTGACAAATCCTCAAGTTTTACGTATTTTTAAATCTAACGGAAATTTTATACCAGGTAATGCATCAACGTGTATCATCCCAATCACAGAACATTTCCCCTTTTTAAAAAAGTTATAGAATCGTGACATATTCCTAGAAAAGTTTTAGTTTAAAGTCACTTTCGCAAACCTTAACTTTAATCACAAATATATAATCGAATAACTATATACCGCACTTTAACTGCGTACGAAGTTTTGATTGAATAATCAGCTGTTTCGTATCGAGAGCACTGTTGCATCTTTGTTGGATATTTGAGTTTAAAAAGAGACGCAAGAAGGACTTGTAACAGTTAATTTCTATTGATTTGATGTTCTATATTTTTCACAAAACTTacagtatatatatttttaaacgaatgcttcaattatttgaacccatttgtaaataaatatttataaatttcaggAAAACATAGTATAGTTAGATTAATTTTGAATAATCTTAACCTTGGTCAGTTCTCATAATTGACGTTTCATTTCTACGTGAATCAAATCAACTTTTAAGGATTTGGATTCagagtaatttattttcaacgtTAAAAGCATTTTTgcaatgaaataattttgacaGAATGTACTTTATTGTATCCGGtgtatacaaaatatatttaattgaaGAAACATTATTTAAATTGTTGAAATAGAAATCTAGGGAACTACAGCACGGAACAAGCAAAGAATTAGTTATTTTTTTACGCCATCTACAATTTTGGGCATAGTTATTAAAGATTATGTGTCGTTCATGTCGATAAAGTAAAATTTGTGATATTGGGCATTTGAATTCTATATTGCTGTATTTAGTCAATGGTCGTTGCACCTCGTTTCAGGTTGTAACATCACTGACTAAGGACAGGATAGACGTGAGATCAAATGGCACTTTGTGTCTTAGGTTCTGAAACACTTGGAAAAAGATCTGGGCGCTTCTTATATCTTCTGGAATTTGACTATGATGAGCATAAAAAACTTCACGTAAGGAAACGTATTTCGCTAGTGACTTTATTCTGTGCTCAGTTGGTATActgaatacaaaatataattaaaaaatctgTGCACTTACAAAGGTGTGCACATAATACGAAAAATGAATTGCGTGTTAAATTTATGTATTAGTTTGTGTATAACAATGAAAAGTGGCAAAGTTATCATGCAAAATACTTTCATGTGAAATACTTTTTAAGCAATAATTTTGGATTAAAGCGCTAATGTTAGTTTGTAATAATTATGATAACTATAATACTATTTTAGTAACTGTTATATCCTGAAATATTTCCCATAATTAATATGATATGAAATTTTAAAGCTTTAAACTTCTCGTTTTAATAGCGGTAGATAATAGGTAGCTTACTTTCTAACCTAACCTAATG
This genomic stretch from Bombus affinis isolate iyBomAffi1 chromosome 16, iyBomAffi1.2, whole genome shotgun sequence harbors:
- the LOC126925350 gene encoding uncharacterized protein F13E9.13, mitochondrial isoform X3: MRTDQGTPLYSGNTKKIISNAIKEAIIYSEYNIDGILVENMHDIPYVRPKDLTPETTAIMTRICTEVRKVLPENIPCGIQILAGCNKEAIAVAKAANLQFIRAEGFVFSHIADEGFTDACAGSLLRYRKQIDADDILILADIKKKHSSHAITSDVSLSETAKAAKFFLADGIILTGITTGDPVNVSEFTEIKQNSEIPVLIGSGVTKNNIKDYLSSDAVIVGSHFKISETWENRIDKEKVSSFMEKLKVLQNLQ
- the LOC126925350 gene encoding uncharacterized protein F13E9.13, mitochondrial isoform X1, which produces MQQCSRYETADYSIKTSYAVKVRNMSRFYNFFKKGKCSVIGMIHVDALPGTPLYSGNTKKIISNAIKEAIIYSEYNIDGILVENMHDIPYVRPKDLTPETTAIMTRICTEVRKVLPENIPCGIQILAGCNKEAIAVAKAANLQFIRAEGFVFSHIADEGFTDACAGSLLRYRKQIDADDILILADIKKKHSSHAITSDVSLSETAKAAKFFLADGIILTGITTGDPVNVSEFTEIKQNSEIPVLIGSGVTKNNIKDYLSSDAVIVGSHFKISETWENRIDKEKVSSFMEKLKVLQNLQ
- the LOC126925350 gene encoding uncharacterized protein F13E9.13, mitochondrial isoform X2, with amino-acid sequence MSRFYNFFKKGKCSVIGMIHVDALPGTPLYSGNTKKIISNAIKEAIIYSEYNIDGILVENMHDIPYVRPKDLTPETTAIMTRICTEVRKVLPENIPCGIQILAGCNKEAIAVAKAANLQFIRAEGFVFSHIADEGFTDACAGSLLRYRKQIDADDILILADIKKKHSSHAITSDVSLSETAKAAKFFLADGIILTGITTGDPVNVSEFTEIKQNSEIPVLIGSGVTKNNIKDYLSSDAVIVGSHFKISETWENRIDKEKVSSFMEKLKVLQNLQ